The genome window CCAATCTCGGCATGTTCGGGGTCAAGGACTTCGCGGCGATCGTCAACCCGCCGCACGCCACCATCCTGGCGGTGGGCGCGGGCGAGCAGCGGGCCGTGGTGCGCGGCGGCCAGCTCGCGATCGCGACCCAGATGACCCTCACGCTCTCGACCGATCACCGCGCCGTCGACGGCGCGCTCGGTGCCGAGCTCGGTCAGGCCCTGAAGGGCGCCATCGAGAAGCCGCTGTCACTCTTGGTGTGACGACGGTCCGGCCCAGGCCCGCTGCCGGACGTTCCGGCATCGGGCTTCGGCTGGGGGCTGGCGGACGGCCGGAGCGCATTCCGGCCGAAACGGAACATGATCTCGGGAGGAAGGCTTGGGCGACACCGATCTCCAGGGTTTCCCGCGCTGGTCGCGGGGAGGGGCCGCGAGGCGGGCGACCGTTGCCGCGGCGGTTTCGGCGACGATGTTCGGCCTTGCCTGCACCCCGGCGTTCGCGGTGCTGTCGCCCTATTGGCAGCGCGTAACGGAGATGAAGGCCATCATGGCTGACGAGGGCGTCGCCGCCGCGCTCCAGGCGAGCGGCCCCATCATATCGGTGACGGCCGGCGCCGGCGACGGCTACGAGGTTGCGACCGCAACATGCCGCCTGCGCGTCACGGTCGTCGATGCGCCCAAGCCGGTCGGTGCGCCGGCGGTCGGGCCGCGCACATTCGCCCTGAAGCTCGGCGAGCCGGTCTGCCGCTGATGCGGCCGGCGGGAGGCCTCGACAGGCCGTCCTGCCGCGGAAAAGCCGGGCGCGAAACATCAAGGGGGGCCCAAGGGGCCGCACGGACATGAGCGACACTTCCTACGACATCATCATCATCGGCGGTGGCCCGGGCGGCTATGTCGCGGCGATCCGCGCGGCCCAGCTCGGCTTCAAGACCGCGGTGGTCGAGAAGTCCCATCTCGGCGGCATCTGCCTCAACTGGGGCTGCATCCCGACCAAGGCGCTGCTGCGCTCGGCCGAGATCTACCACTACATGGAGCACGCCAAGGACTACGGCCTGTCGGCCTCGGGCGTCGGCTTCGACATCAATGCCGTGATCCAGCGTTCGCGCGGCGTCGCCAGCCAGCTTTCGACCGGCGTCGGCTTCCTGATGAAGAAGAACAAGATCGACGTGATCTGGGGCAAGGCGACGCTTTCCGCCCCCGGCAAGCTGAAGGTCGAGGCTGCGGAGAACGCGCCGAAGGGCGCGCTCGGCGGCGGCGACTACGCGGCCAAGAACATCATCATCGCCACCGGTGCCCGTCCGCGCGCGCTGCCCGGCATCGAGCCGGACAAGAAGCTGATCTGGACCTATTTCGAGGCGCTGAAGCCCGACCGGATGCCGAAGTCGCTGCTGGTGATGGGCTCGGGCGCCATCGGCATCGAGTTCGCCTCGTTCTACCGCACCCTTGGCGCCGAGGTGACCGTCGTCGAGGTGATGCCGCAGATCCTGCCGGTGGAAGACCACGAGATCGCCGCCCACGTCCGCAAGCGGCTCGAGAAGCAGGGCATGAAGATCCTGACCGACGCCAAGGTCGCCGGCGTGAAGAAGAACGCGGATTCCGTGACCGCGACCGTCGTCACCAAGGACGGCAAGTCGCAGGAGATCACGGCCGATCGGATGATCTCGGCGGTGGGCGTGCAGGGCAACATCGAGGGTCTCGGCCTCGAAGCGCTCGGCGTGAAGACCGACCGCGGCTGCATCGTGACCGACGGCCTCGGCCGCACCAACGTGCCCGGCCTCTATGCCATCGGCGACGTCGCCGGCCCGCCGATGCTCGCCCACAAGGCCGAGCATGAGGGCGTGATCTGCGTCGAAGGCATCAAGGGCCTGCACGTCCACCCGATGGACAAGGCCAAGATCCCGGGCTGCACCTATTGCAACCCGCAGGTCGCCTCCGTCGGCCTCACCGAGAACAAGGCCAAGGAAGCCGGCCGCAAGATCCGCGTCGGCCGCTTCCCGTTCATCGGCAACGGCAAGGCGATCGCGCTCGGCGAGCCGGAAGGCCTGGTCAAGACGATCTTCGACGCCGAGACGGGCGAACTGATCGGTGCCCACATGGTCGGAGCCGAGGTGACGGAACTCATCCAGGGCTTCGTGGTCGCCATGAACCTGGAGACCACCGAGGAAGACCTGATGCACACCGTGTTCCCGCATCCGACCCTGTCGGAGACGATGCACGAGAGCGTGCTCGACGCCTACGGCCGGGTGATCCACACCTGACGACGCGATCGGCGGCCGGCTTGGATGCGACCGCATCCGCGCCGGCTTGCCGGTTGACGAACGCGCCGCCAGTCGCCACCTTTGTGCGGTGCAGGCCTTTGTTCGGCCAGCCGATTTGACCGACCGAATGGCGCACCGCGCCGCGAGTGCCGGCCGCCGGGTGTGGCGGGTGAGGGGGACCATCCATGAACGGCGTCGGCTTCTTCGGGGCGATCCTGATCGGCATTCTCGCCGGATGGATCGCCGAGCGGGTGTTCAACCGCAATCACGGCCTGATCACCAACCTCATCGTCGGCCTGATCGGCTCGCTGATCGGCGGCTGGCTGGTGCGGAATTTCCAGATTTCGGTGCTGCCCGGCTTCTGGACGAGCCTGATCGTCTCCTCCATCGGCGCCGTCGTGCTCCTGTTCGTGCTGGGGCTGTTCCAGCGGCGATGACCGGCGCCGACGACGGAGCGGCCATGCGGCCGGCGCCCCTCGACGCGGCCGGGCGACAGGGTTAAGACTCGTTCGAAGAACAGTGCGCGCGAAGAACAGACCGCGTTTCCGGCCTTCGGGCATGGCCTGGAAGTTGGCCGGCAGCCCGAAGTTGGCCTGCAACGTGATGTTGGCCTGCAACCCTTGGAATGAAGCCGTTCATGGTCACGGTTCTCGACACCACCAAAGCCCGTCCCCGTCATCCGGAGAAGGCCGGCCGGCCCGATACGCCGATGCTGCGCAAGCCGGAATGGATCCGCGTGCGCGCGCCGGGCTCGCCGGTCTATCGCGAGACCCAGGACATCGTGAAGAAGAACGGCCTCGTCACCG of Pseudoxanthobacter soli DSM 19599 contains these proteins:
- a CDS encoding GlsB/YeaQ/YmgE family stress response membrane protein: MNGVGFFGAILIGILAGWIAERVFNRNHGLITNLIVGLIGSLIGGWLVRNFQISVLPGFWTSLIVSSIGAVVLLFVLGLFQRR
- the lpdA gene encoding dihydrolipoyl dehydrogenase; the protein is MSDTSYDIIIIGGGPGGYVAAIRAAQLGFKTAVVEKSHLGGICLNWGCIPTKALLRSAEIYHYMEHAKDYGLSASGVGFDINAVIQRSRGVASQLSTGVGFLMKKNKIDVIWGKATLSAPGKLKVEAAENAPKGALGGGDYAAKNIIIATGARPRALPGIEPDKKLIWTYFEALKPDRMPKSLLVMGSGAIGIEFASFYRTLGAEVTVVEVMPQILPVEDHEIAAHVRKRLEKQGMKILTDAKVAGVKKNADSVTATVVTKDGKSQEITADRMISAVGVQGNIEGLGLEALGVKTDRGCIVTDGLGRTNVPGLYAIGDVAGPPMLAHKAEHEGVICVEGIKGLHVHPMDKAKIPGCTYCNPQVASVGLTENKAKEAGRKIRVGRFPFIGNGKAIALGEPEGLVKTIFDAETGELIGAHMVGAEVTELIQGFVVAMNLETTEEDLMHTVFPHPTLSETMHESVLDAYGRVIHT